From Salinibacterium sp. ZJ450, one genomic window encodes:
- a CDS encoding cytochrome c oxidase assembly protein: MPRYARIVAPAALLFAAVLSLLAGLAFGGGAAPLPIADPGAVVRWGLPISALIVNLSAALAIGPIVLACFALTAGTPEYNRALDIAAGSAAVWTVASATSGFMIFLTIYLEPVTLDDRFGQLLARFLTDTELGKSWLTVMLIAAAVTVLCFAVRNQTVLLFVAALTIAGFVQLASQGHTGGTADHDDAVSALWLHVTAAAVWLGGLTALALVQSTLTGSKLRDVVSRYSSLALICFVVVAASGYISAEIRVGTLENLASPYGVLLLVKVAALVVLGAFGALQRRFLISRMSRNDTGARRYFWWLAAAELAFMGVASGVAAALARTATPRPEVAIADQVNPSPAEILTGSPLPPVPTVSTWLSSWNPDLLWTLVSAFLAFFYLAGVWRLRRRGDRWPLHRTVLWLAGVALLFYVTNGPMNVYQDYLFSIHMLAHMLLAMVIPVLLVPGAPITLIMRAVRKRTDGSRGVREWTMLTVHSRYMRVLTNPIVAAAIFAGSLWAFYYTPLFSWAVSDHVGHYWMIVHFLASGYLFVMVLIGVDPLPYRAPYPMRLLILLATMAFHAFFGLGIMSSTGLLLADWYGAMGWGTSALADQQVAGGITWSIGEIPTVTMAIIVAIMWSHSDAKESRRTDRQADRDGDAELTAYNDMLAAQAERDGK, encoded by the coding sequence GTGCCTCGTTATGCCCGGATCGTCGCGCCCGCGGCGCTCCTGTTCGCGGCGGTCCTCTCGCTCTTGGCCGGCCTCGCCTTCGGTGGCGGCGCCGCGCCGCTGCCCATCGCCGATCCCGGCGCCGTGGTGCGCTGGGGACTGCCGATCAGCGCCCTGATCGTCAATCTGTCCGCCGCCCTGGCGATCGGGCCGATCGTGCTCGCCTGCTTCGCGCTCACGGCCGGTACCCCGGAGTACAACCGGGCGCTCGACATCGCGGCCGGCTCCGCCGCGGTCTGGACCGTGGCGTCCGCGACATCCGGTTTCATGATCTTCCTGACCATCTATCTGGAGCCGGTCACCCTCGACGACCGGTTCGGGCAGCTGCTCGCGCGCTTCCTCACCGACACGGAACTCGGCAAGTCGTGGTTGACCGTGATGCTGATCGCGGCGGCCGTCACGGTGCTGTGCTTCGCCGTGCGCAACCAGACCGTGCTGCTGTTCGTCGCCGCGTTGACCATCGCCGGCTTCGTGCAGCTGGCGTCGCAGGGGCACACCGGAGGCACCGCCGACCACGACGACGCGGTCTCGGCGCTCTGGCTGCACGTGACCGCCGCTGCGGTGTGGCTGGGTGGCCTGACCGCGCTGGCTCTGGTGCAATCCACGCTCACCGGCTCGAAACTGCGCGACGTGGTGTCGCGCTACTCGTCGCTGGCCCTCATCTGCTTCGTCGTCGTCGCCGCATCCGGCTACATCAGCGCCGAGATTCGCGTCGGCACGCTCGAGAACCTCGCCAGCCCGTACGGCGTGCTGCTGCTGGTGAAGGTCGCGGCTCTGGTCGTGCTCGGCGCGTTCGGCGCGCTGCAGCGCCGCTTCCTGATCTCGCGGATGTCGCGCAACGACACCGGCGCGCGCCGGTACTTCTGGTGGCTGGCCGCCGCGGAGCTCGCCTTCATGGGGGTGGCCTCCGGTGTCGCCGCAGCGCTCGCCCGCACCGCCACGCCGCGGCCCGAGGTGGCGATCGCCGACCAGGTGAACCCGAGCCCGGCCGAGATCCTCACCGGCAGCCCGCTGCCGCCGGTGCCGACCGTCTCCACCTGGCTCAGCAGCTGGAACCCCGACCTGCTGTGGACCCTGGTCAGCGCATTCCTGGCGTTCTTCTATCTCGCCGGGGTGTGGCGACTGCGCCGACGCGGCGACCGGTGGCCGCTGCACCGCACCGTGCTGTGGCTGGCCGGTGTCGCCCTGCTGTTCTACGTGACAAACGGCCCGATGAACGTGTACCAGGACTACCTGTTCAGCATCCACATGCTCGCGCACATGCTGCTGGCGATGGTGATCCCGGTGCTGCTGGTGCCGGGAGCGCCGATCACGCTCATCATGCGGGCGGTACGCAAGCGAACCGACGGCAGCCGCGGCGTGCGGGAGTGGACGATGCTCACCGTGCATTCGCGCTACATGCGGGTGCTCACGAACCCCATCGTTGCCGCGGCGATCTTCGCCGGATCGCTCTGGGCGTTCTACTACACGCCGCTGTTCAGCTGGGCGGTGAGCGACCACGTCGGGCACTACTGGATGATCGTGCACTTCCTCGCCAGCGGCTACCTGTTCGTGATGGTGCTGATCGGCGTCGACCCGTTGCCATACCGCGCGCCATACCCGATGCGGCTGCTGATCCTGCTGGCAACCATGGCGTTCCACGCCTTCTTCGGCCTGGGCATCATGAGCAGCACCGGGCTGCTGCTCGCGGACTGGTACGGCGCGATGGGCTGGGGCACCAGCGCCCTCGCCGACCAGCAGGTGGCCGGCGGCATCACCTGGAGCATCGGCGAGATCCCGACCGTGACGATGGCCATCATCGTGGCGATCATGTGGAGTCACAGCGACGCCAAGGAGAGCAGGCGCACCGACCGGCAGGCCGACCGCGACGGGGACGCCGAGCTGACCGCGTACAACGACATGCTGGCCGCGCAGGCCGAGCGCGACGGCAAGTAA
- a CDS encoding HU family DNA-binding protein: MADKSLNRTELVAAVAAESGQSQAAVNGVFDALFATLAKAVGEGTKVTIPGWVSVERTHRAARTGRNPQTGEALQIAASNGVKLSAGSKLKAAAK, from the coding sequence ATGGCTGACAAGTCACTGAACCGTACCGAGCTCGTTGCAGCAGTTGCCGCTGAGTCTGGCCAGAGCCAGGCCGCCGTCAACGGCGTCTTCGACGCACTCTTCGCCACGCTGGCGAAGGCTGTCGGCGAGGGCACCAAGGTCACCATTCCGGGCTGGGTCTCGGTCGAGCGCACCCACCGTGCCGCCCGCACCGGCCGCAACCCGCAGACCGGTGAGGCTCTGCAGATTGCAGCCAGCAATGGTGTCAAGCTGAGCGCAGGCTCGAAGCTCAAGGCAGCTGCCAAGTAG
- the rpsN gene encoding 30S ribosomal protein S14, whose product MAKKSKIARNKQREVIVERYAAKRLELKKALVDPNGTDESREAARIGLQKLPRNASPVRLRNRDSIDGRPRGVLSKYGVSRVRFRDMAHRGELPGITKSSW is encoded by the coding sequence ATGGCTAAGAAAAGCAAGATTGCCCGTAACAAGCAGCGCGAGGTCATCGTCGAGCGGTACGCCGCGAAGCGTCTCGAGCTGAAGAAGGCTCTCGTCGACCCGAACGGAACCGACGAGTCCCGTGAGGCCGCACGCATCGGCCTGCAGAAGCTTCCCCGCAACGCCTCGCCGGTGCGCCTGCGCAACCGCGACTCGATCGACGGCCGCCCGCGCGGTGTGCTCTCGAAGTACGGTGTGTCCCGTGTTCGCTTCCGCGATATGGCGCACCGCGGCGAATTGCCCGGAATTACTAAGTCAAGCTGGTAA
- the rpmG gene encoding 50S ribosomal protein L33 has protein sequence MAKQQDVRPIIKLRSTAGTGYTYVTKKNRRNNPDRLVLKKYDPVVRKHVEFREER, from the coding sequence ATGGCCAAGCAGCAGGACGTTCGTCCGATCATCAAGCTCCGCTCCACCGCCGGTACTGGGTACACGTACGTGACCAAGAAGAACCGTCGCAACAACCCAGACCGCCTCGTGCTGAAGAAGTACGACCCCGTGGTTCGTAAGCACGTCGAATTCCGCGAGGAGCGCTAA
- the rpmB gene encoding 50S ribosomal protein L28, with amino-acid sequence MAAVCQVTGAVPGFGHNISHSHRRTKRRFDPNVQKKTYYVPSLRRKVTLTLSVKGIKMIDARGIESVVKDLLARGEKI; translated from the coding sequence ATGGCAGCAGTCTGCCAAGTGACCGGAGCCGTTCCCGGCTTTGGGCACAACATTTCACACTCGCACCGCCGGACGAAGCGCCGCTTCGACCCGAACGTGCAGAAGAAGACGTACTACGTGCCGTCGCTTCGTCGTAAGGTGACCCTGACGCTCAGCGTCAAGGGCATCAAGATGATCGACGCTCGTGGCATCGAGTCGGTCGTCAAGGACCTTCTCGCCCGTGGGGAGAAGATCTAA